From Streptomyces sp. NBC_01754, a single genomic window includes:
- the treS gene encoding maltose alpha-D-glucosyltransferase, translating into MIVNEPVHDLFADTPAKDRDPDWFKRAVFYEVLVRSFQDSNGDGVGDLKGLTAKLDYLQWLGVDCLWLPPFFKSPLRDGGYDVSDYTAVLPEFGDLADFVEFVDAAHQRGMRVIIDFVMNHTSDQHDWFQQSRTDPDGPYGDYYIWADDDKQFPDARIIFVDTETSNWTFDPVRKQYYWHRFFSHQPDLNYENPAVQEEIISALRFWLDLGIDGFRVDAVPYLYQREGTNCENLPETHDFLKRVRKEIDADYPDTVLLAEANQWPEDVVDYFGDYAAGGDECHMAFHFPVMPRIFMAVRRESRYPVSEILAKTPEIPSGCQWGVFLRNHDELTLEMVTDEERDYMYAEYAKDPRMRANIGIRRRLAPLLDNDRNQIELFTALLLSLPGSPILYYGDEIGMGDNIWLGDRDAVRTPMQWTPDRNAGFSSSDPGRLYLPTIMDPVYGYQVTNVEASMASPSSLLHWTRRMIEIRKQNPAFGLGSYTELPSSNPAVIAFTREFQDDLVMCVHNFSRFAQPTELDLRAFDGRHPVELIGGVRFPAVGQWPYLLTLAGHGFYWFRMRKDTPAALPPTAQN; encoded by the coding sequence ATGATCGTCAATGAGCCTGTCCACGACCTGTTCGCGGACACTCCCGCCAAGGACCGCGATCCCGACTGGTTCAAGCGCGCCGTCTTCTACGAGGTACTCGTCCGGTCCTTCCAGGACTCCAACGGCGACGGCGTCGGCGACCTCAAAGGACTCACCGCCAAACTGGACTACCTCCAGTGGCTCGGCGTCGACTGCCTCTGGCTGCCGCCGTTCTTCAAGTCGCCCCTGCGCGACGGCGGTTACGACGTCTCCGACTACACCGCCGTGCTGCCGGAGTTCGGCGACCTCGCCGACTTCGTGGAGTTCGTGGACGCCGCGCACCAGCGCGGCATGCGCGTGATCATCGACTTCGTCATGAATCACACGAGCGACCAGCACGACTGGTTCCAGCAGTCCCGCACCGACCCCGACGGGCCGTACGGCGACTACTACATCTGGGCCGACGACGACAAGCAGTTCCCGGACGCCCGGATCATCTTCGTCGACACGGAGACGTCCAACTGGACCTTCGACCCGGTGCGCAAGCAGTACTACTGGCACCGGTTCTTCTCGCACCAGCCCGATCTCAACTACGAGAACCCGGCGGTGCAGGAGGAGATCATCTCGGCGCTCCGCTTCTGGCTGGACCTCGGCATCGACGGCTTCCGGGTGGACGCCGTGCCGTACCTCTACCAGCGCGAGGGCACGAACTGCGAGAACCTCCCGGAGACCCACGACTTCCTCAAGCGGGTCCGCAAGGAGATCGACGCCGACTACCCGGACACGGTGCTGTTGGCCGAGGCCAACCAGTGGCCGGAGGACGTCGTCGACTACTTCGGCGACTACGCGGCCGGCGGCGACGAATGCCACATGGCGTTCCACTTCCCCGTCATGCCGCGGATCTTCATGGCGGTACGCCGGGAGAGCCGCTACCCGGTCTCCGAGATCCTGGCGAAGACCCCGGAGATCCCGTCCGGCTGCCAGTGGGGCGTCTTCCTGCGCAACCACGACGAGCTCACGCTCGAAATGGTCACGGACGAAGAGCGCGACTACATGTACGCGGAGTACGCCAAGGATCCGCGGATGCGGGCCAACATCGGCATCCGCCGCCGCCTCGCGCCGCTCCTGGACAACGACCGCAACCAGATCGAGCTGTTCACGGCACTGCTGCTGTCGCTGCCCGGCTCCCCGATCCTCTACTACGGGGACGAGATCGGGATGGGCGACAACATCTGGCTGGGCGACCGCGACGCGGTGCGCACCCCGATGCAGTGGACACCGGACCGCAACGCCGGTTTCTCCTCCAGCGATCCGGGCCGGCTCTACCTCCCCACGATCATGGACCCGGTCTACGGCTACCAGGTCACCAACGTGGAGGCGTCGATGGCGTCGCCCTCCTCGCTGCTGCACTGGACACGGCGGATGATCGAGATCCGCAAGCAGAACCCGGCGTTCGGCCTCGGCTCGTACACCGAGCTTCCGTCGTCGAACCCGGCGGTGATCGCGTTCACCCGCGAGTTCCAGGACGACCTCGTCATGTGCGTCCACAACTTCTCGCGGTTCGCACAGCCGACCGAGCTGGATCTGCGGGCCTTCGACGGGCGTCATCCGGTGGAACTGATCGGCGGGGTGCGCTTCCCGGCCGTCGGCCAGTGGCCCTACCTGCTGACGCTCGCCGGGCACGGCTTCTACTGGTTCCGGATGCGCAAGGACACTCCGGCCGCCCTCCCGCCCACAGCACAGAACTGA
- a CDS encoding alpha-1,4-glucan--maltose-1-phosphate maltosyltransferase has translation MIGRIPVLDVRPLVDCGRRPAKAVAGETFQVSATVFREGHDAVAANVVLCDPSGRPGPWTPMRELAPGTDRWGAEVTPDAEGRWTYTVEAWSDPVTTWRAHARIKVPAGIDTDLVFAEGAELYERAAAGVPKRDGREAVLAALDALRDPGRPAAARLAAALTPEVHEALDRHPLRELVTASRPQPLVVERRRALFGAWYELFPRSEGARWEEPTAPAKPARRPKTAKTAAATTAAKKRAEASAQLPPRAPRLVSGTFRTAAERLPAVAAMGFDVVYLPPVHPIGTTHRKGPNNSLTPGADDPGVPWAIGSADGGHDAVHPELGTLEDFDHFVETARTLRMEIALDFALQCSPDHPWVKEHPEWFHHRPDGSVAYAENPPKKYQDIYPIAFDQDLAGIVAETVRVLRFWMGHGVRIFRVDNPHTKPVVFWEKVIADVNRTDPDVIFLAEAFTRPAMMRTLAAVGFQQSYTYFTWRNTKQEITEYVTELSGESASYMRPNFFVNTPDILPGYLQDGGRPAFEARAVLAATLSPSWGVYAGFELCENTPVHPGSEEYQDSEKYQLRPRDWESAEREGRSLAPLITSLNRIRRRHPALQQLRDVHFHSVDNEALIAYSKRSGSNIVLVVVNLDPHHTQEATVSLDMPRLGLDRHERVPVRDELTGDTYHWGRTFYVRLEPGATPAHIAVLRPSPPTGGSPTP, from the coding sequence ATGATCGGTCGCATCCCCGTCCTGGACGTCCGTCCCCTCGTCGACTGCGGGAGACGGCCGGCCAAGGCCGTCGCAGGCGAGACCTTCCAGGTCAGCGCCACGGTCTTCCGTGAAGGCCATGACGCGGTGGCCGCCAATGTGGTGCTGTGCGACCCGAGCGGACGGCCCGGCCCCTGGACGCCGATGCGTGAGCTCGCCCCGGGGACGGACCGCTGGGGCGCCGAGGTGACTCCCGACGCCGAGGGCCGCTGGACGTACACCGTCGAGGCGTGGAGCGATCCGGTCACCACCTGGCGGGCGCACGCCCGGATCAAGGTCCCCGCCGGGATCGACACGGACCTGGTCTTCGCGGAGGGCGCCGAGTTGTACGAGCGGGCCGCCGCGGGCGTACCGAAGCGGGACGGGCGCGAGGCGGTACTGGCCGCTCTCGACGCGCTGCGCGACCCGGGCCGGCCGGCGGCCGCGCGGCTCGCGGCGGCGCTCACCCCCGAGGTCCACGAGGCCCTCGACCGCCACCCCCTGCGCGAGCTGGTCACCGCGTCGCGCCCGCAGCCCCTGGTGGTGGAGCGCCGGCGCGCCCTGTTCGGCGCCTGGTACGAGTTGTTCCCGCGGTCGGAGGGTGCGCGGTGGGAGGAGCCCACGGCGCCCGCGAAGCCCGCCCGCAGGCCGAAGACGGCGAAGACGGCCGCCGCCACCACGGCCGCGAAGAAGCGCGCGGAGGCCTCCGCACAGCTGCCGCCGCGGGCCCCGCGCCTGGTCAGCGGCACCTTCCGCACGGCGGCCGAGCGGCTGCCCGCCGTCGCCGCCATGGGCTTCGACGTGGTCTACCTCCCACCGGTCCACCCCATCGGCACCACCCACCGCAAGGGCCCCAACAACAGCCTCACCCCGGGCGCCGACGACCCGGGGGTGCCCTGGGCGATCGGTTCGGCGGACGGCGGCCACGACGCGGTCCACCCGGAGCTCGGCACGCTGGAGGACTTCGACCACTTCGTCGAGACGGCCCGCACCCTGCGGATGGAGATCGCGCTGGACTTCGCCCTCCAGTGCTCCCCGGACCATCCCTGGGTGAAGGAGCACCCGGAGTGGTTCCACCACCGGCCGGACGGTTCCGTCGCCTACGCCGAGAACCCGCCGAAGAAGTACCAGGACATCTATCCGATCGCCTTCGACCAGGACCTCGCCGGGATCGTCGCGGAGACCGTGCGCGTCCTGCGGTTCTGGATGGGCCACGGCGTACGGATCTTCCGCGTGGACAACCCGCACACCAAGCCGGTGGTCTTCTGGGAGAAGGTCATCGCCGACGTCAACCGCACCGATCCGGACGTGATCTTCCTGGCGGAGGCGTTCACCCGCCCGGCGATGATGCGGACGCTGGCCGCGGTCGGCTTCCAGCAGTCCTACACCTACTTCACCTGGCGTAACACGAAGCAGGAGATCACCGAGTACGTCACCGAGCTTTCGGGCGAGAGTGCCTCGTACATGCGTCCCAACTTCTTCGTGAACACGCCCGACATCCTTCCCGGTTACCTCCAGGACGGAGGCCGCCCGGCCTTCGAGGCGCGGGCCGTGCTGGCCGCCACCCTCTCCCCCTCCTGGGGCGTGTACGCGGGCTTCGAGCTGTGCGAGAACACCCCGGTGCATCCCGGGAGCGAGGAGTACCAGGACTCGGAGAAGTACCAACTCAGGCCCAGGGACTGGGAGTCTGCGGAACGTGAGGGCCGCTCACTGGCACCCCTGATCACCTCCCTCAACCGGATCCGTCGTCGCCACCCGGCGCTCCAGCAACTGCGCGACGTCCACTTCCACTCGGTCGACAACGAGGCGCTGATCGCATACAGCAAGCGTTCCGGTTCGAACATCGTTCTGGTGGTCGTCAACCTCGACCCTCACCACACCCAGGAGGCCACGGTCTCGTTGGACATGCCGCGTCTCGGCCTCGACCGGCACGAGCGCGTGCCGGTGCGCGACGAGCTCACCGGCGACACCTATCACTGGGGCAGGACCTTCTATGTGCGTCTGGAGCCGGGTGCGACACCCGCGCACATCGCGGTCCTGCGACCGTCCCCGCCGACCGGAGGGTCACCCACACCATGA
- the glgP gene encoding alpha-glucan family phosphorylase, with amino-acid sequence MKAIRRFTVRPVLPEPLRPLSDLARNLRWSWHTETQQLFRAADPEGWRPADADPVRLLGAVSAGRLAELAADRHFLHRLTEVSKDLRAYLDGPRWYQDQLAEGTELPAAVAYFSPEFGVTAALPQYSGGLGILAGDHLKAASDLGVPLVGVGLLYRHGYFRQSLSHDGWQQEHYPVLDPNELPLTLLREADGTPSRVMLALPGGRSLYAAVWEAQVGRVPLLLLDSDVEENAPGERDVTDRLYGGGSDHRLLQEMLLGIGGVRAVRTYCRLTGRPAPEVFHTNEGHAGFLGLERVRELTETGLGFEAALETVRAGAVFTTHTPVPAGMDRFERQLVARHFGDDGELPGVDVERILALGTETSPGGEPGLFNMAVMGLRLAQRANGVSTLHGAVSRGMFSGLWPGFDPAEVPITSVTNGVHAPTWVAPEVLRLGSGKRGTGRAENAPAGAEAGDGCGHGDRGQAVRPGTDRRQDTLTAVPDREIWDLRRGLREQLVTEVRERLHASWRGRGAGAAELGWIDGVLDPDVLTIGFARRVPSYKRLTLMLHDRDRLRALLLHPTHPVQIVVAGKAHPADDGGKRLIQELVRFADDPRVRHRIVFLPDYGMGMARKLYPGCDVWLNNPLRPLEACGTSGMKAALNGCLNLSVRDGWWDEWYEADFGWAIPTADGSATDEERRDELEAGALYALLEDRVAPRFYDRDADGLPERWIEMVRSTLVTLGPKVLADRMVREYVERLYAPAALARRALTPAAARELADWKARIHAAWPQVAVDHVEATPDAVVSGSAELGSTLALRVRVALGGLDPDDVEVQAVAGRVDSGDAIAEARTVPLKPVGGHDLEDRLLYEGPLALDRTGPYGYTVRVLPSHPLLASGAELGLVAVPGEAAGDADGDTGVFLR; translated from the coding sequence GTGAAGGCCATTCGTCGATTCACCGTGCGTCCCGTCCTCCCCGAACCCCTGCGACCGCTCAGTGACCTCGCCCGCAACCTGCGCTGGTCCTGGCACACCGAGACCCAGCAGCTCTTCCGGGCGGCGGACCCGGAGGGCTGGCGGCCCGCGGACGCCGACCCCGTGCGCCTGCTCGGCGCCGTGTCCGCCGGCCGCCTCGCCGAGCTGGCCGCGGACCGGCACTTCCTGCACCGGCTCACCGAGGTGTCGAAGGACCTGCGGGCGTACCTCGACGGACCGAGGTGGTACCAGGACCAGCTCGCCGAGGGAACGGAACTCCCCGCCGCCGTCGCCTACTTCTCGCCCGAATTCGGTGTCACCGCCGCGCTGCCCCAGTACTCCGGCGGTCTCGGCATCCTCGCCGGGGACCACCTCAAGGCCGCCAGCGACCTCGGGGTGCCGCTCGTCGGGGTCGGTCTGCTCTACCGCCACGGCTACTTCCGCCAGAGCCTGTCCCACGACGGCTGGCAGCAGGAGCACTACCCCGTCCTCGATCCCAACGAGCTGCCGCTCACCCTCCTGCGGGAGGCCGACGGCACCCCCAGCCGGGTGATGCTGGCCCTGCCCGGCGGGCGCTCGCTGTACGCCGCCGTCTGGGAGGCCCAGGTCGGCCGCGTCCCGCTGCTGCTGCTCGACTCCGACGTCGAGGAGAACGCGCCGGGCGAACGCGACGTCACCGACCGGCTCTACGGTGGCGGAAGCGACCACCGGCTGCTCCAGGAGATGCTGCTGGGGATCGGCGGGGTACGCGCCGTGCGCACCTACTGCCGGCTCACCGGCCGTCCCGCCCCCGAGGTCTTCCACACCAACGAGGGACACGCCGGGTTCCTCGGCCTGGAACGTGTCCGGGAACTCACCGAGACCGGGCTCGGCTTCGAGGCCGCCCTGGAGACGGTGCGGGCGGGTGCGGTCTTCACCACGCACACCCCGGTCCCCGCCGGGATGGACCGGTTCGAGCGCCAGCTCGTCGCCCGCCACTTCGGCGACGACGGCGAGCTGCCCGGCGTCGACGTCGAACGGATCCTGGCCCTCGGTACCGAGACCTCCCCGGGCGGTGAGCCCGGCCTCTTCAACATGGCGGTGATGGGCCTGCGGCTCGCCCAGCGGGCCAACGGCGTCTCCACCCTGCACGGGGCGGTCAGCCGCGGGATGTTCTCCGGGCTGTGGCCCGGCTTCGATCCCGCCGAGGTCCCGATCACCTCCGTCACCAACGGCGTGCACGCCCCCACCTGGGTCGCACCCGAGGTGCTCCGCCTCGGATCCGGGAAACGCGGCACCGGACGCGCGGAGAACGCACCGGCCGGTGCCGAGGCAGGCGACGGGTGCGGCCACGGGGACCGCGGCCAGGCGGTCCGCCCCGGCACCGACCGGCGCCAGGACACCCTCACCGCCGTCCCGGACAGGGAGATCTGGGACCTCCGGCGCGGCCTGCGCGAACAGCTGGTCACCGAGGTCCGCGAGCGGCTCCACGCCTCCTGGCGCGGACGTGGCGCGGGCGCCGCCGAACTCGGCTGGATCGACGGCGTACTCGACCCGGACGTGCTGACCATCGGCTTCGCCCGCCGGGTGCCCTCGTACAAACGGCTCACGCTGATGCTGCACGACCGCGACCGGTTGCGGGCGCTGCTGCTGCACCCCACGCACCCCGTCCAGATCGTCGTCGCCGGCAAGGCCCACCCCGCCGACGACGGCGGGAAGCGGCTCATCCAGGAGCTGGTGCGGTTCGCCGACGACCCGCGCGTACGCCACCGCATCGTCTTCCTGCCGGACTACGGCATGGGCATGGCGCGGAAGCTCTACCCGGGCTGCGACGTCTGGCTCAACAACCCGCTGCGCCCCCTGGAGGCGTGCGGTACCAGCGGGATGAAGGCCGCGCTGAACGGCTGCCTCAACCTCTCGGTGCGCGACGGCTGGTGGGACGAGTGGTACGAAGCCGACTTCGGCTGGGCGATCCCCACCGCCGACGGTTCGGCCACCGACGAGGAGCGGCGCGACGAACTGGAGGCTGGCGCCCTCTACGCGCTCCTGGAGGACCGGGTCGCCCCCCGTTTCTACGACCGCGACGCCGACGGCCTGCCCGAACGCTGGATCGAGATGGTCCGCAGCACCCTGGTCACCCTCGGCCCCAAGGTCCTCGCCGACCGTATGGTCCGCGAGTACGTGGAGCGGCTCTACGCCCCCGCCGCACTGGCCCGCAGGGCGCTGACCCCGGCGGCGGCCCGCGAGCTGGCCGACTGGAAGGCGAGGATCCACGCGGCCTGGCCCCAGGTCGCCGTCGACCACGTGGAGGCCACCCCAGACGCGGTCGTCAGCGGCTCCGCCGAGCTCGGCTCCACGCTGGCGCTGCGGGTCAGGGTCGCCCTGGGCGGTCTCGACCCCGACGACGTGGAGGTCCAGGCCGTGGCCGGACGGGTCGACTCCGGCGACGCGATCGCCGAGGCCCGGACGGTCCCGCTGAAGCCGGTCGGCGGCCACGACCTGGAGGACCGGCTGCTGTACGAGGGCCCGCTCGCCCTGGACCGCACCGGGCCCTACGGCTACACCGTGCGCGTACTGCCCTCGCATCCGCTGCTCGCCTCGGGCGCGGAGCTCGGCCTGGTCGCGGTGCCCGGCGAGGCCGCCGGGGACGCGGACGGCGACACGGGCGTGTTCCTGCGCTGA